One Candidatus Blochmannia vicinus DNA window includes the following coding sequences:
- the nuoG gene encoding NADH-quinone oxidoreductase subunit NuoG, with protein sequence MMVSIYIEGKKYIVEDSKNILEICLSLGFDIPYFCWHPALGSIGACRQCAVKTYRNNNKINDMEGYLVMACMTPASDGSVITIFDDEVEEFRKNILELLMINHPHDCPICEEGGNCHLQDMTVMVGQTYRRYRFTKRTHYNQYLGPFISHEMNRCISCYRCVRYYRDYAGGDDLGVFGAHDNIYFGRTEDGALQSEFSGNLVEVCPTGVFTDKTQLKYYTRKWDMIFSPSICQQCSIGCNIIVGERYGKLCRVENRYNGNINTYFLCDRGRFGCDYVNIDNRPKNPLHKKGDDWVVLSKEQAIQEAASTLKNNCNKIIGIGSSRASVESNFALLKLVGADNFYTGINSCEQERLLLIAEILCNSGIYVPSLREIESYDTILILGEDLTQTGARLALSVRQASKEKSRKEAEAQGIFDWQSAAIINNSQNVRNPILITSVDKTKLDDIAILTYYDSVQNQARFGFAIAHALDNTAPSVKDFDSKLNDKLDIAVQKLMEARKPLIISGSNAGSKELIASAANVARALKNRGSDVGITFIVSEVNSMGLVMLGKKDLDSALIDICSGDTSSIGLIVLENDLYRHAKATQVNAALNKINYLIVLDHQYNLIQEKANLVLSVSSFAESDGTVINYEGRAQRFFSLYKKQVYERNVVVLESWRWLYSIRDCYIDYTRKKDLNIDQVIDAVVYCFPKLIGIKQTSPDATFRIHGQKLARAPHRYSGRTAIHTNVDVHEPCIEKDDDTMFSFSMEGSHNVRSIHKQVAFAWAPGWNSPQAWNKFQDKVGGHLYSGDPGVRVLHTNNSSILSWFDMIPKSFKIMKNFDRWLIVPYWHLFGSEETSQRAKCIQDYMPNPYVMINQLDALQLNIKKNMLLKFTCAEQILCLPIKFSINLPKGHIGLPLGFPGIPVFLSGMYAHDVQGVLS encoded by the coding sequence ATGATGGTTTCTATTTACATAGAAGGTAAAAAATATATAGTGGAAGATTCAAAAAATATACTAGAAATATGTTTATCTCTTGGATTCGACATTCCTTATTTTTGTTGGCATCCTGCCTTAGGTAGTATTGGAGCTTGTAGACAATGTGCGGTTAAAACATACCGTAATAATAATAAGATAAATGATATGGAAGGTTATTTAGTGATGGCTTGTATGACACCGGCATCAGATGGCAGTGTGATCACTATTTTTGATGATGAAGTAGAAGAATTTAGAAAGAATATATTAGAGTTATTAATGATTAATCATCCTCATGATTGTCCTATATGTGAAGAGGGAGGGAATTGTCATCTTCAAGATATGACAGTAATGGTGGGGCAAACATACCGTCGTTATAGATTTACTAAGCGAACACATTATAATCAATACTTAGGGCCATTTATTTCTCATGAAATGAATAGATGTATTAGTTGTTATCGTTGTGTACGTTATTATAGAGATTATGCTGGCGGGGATGATTTAGGTGTATTTGGAGCACATGATAATATTTATTTTGGACGAACTGAGGATGGCGCATTACAAAGTGAGTTTTCTGGTAATTTAGTAGAAGTGTGTCCTACTGGGGTGTTTACTGATAAAACACAATTAAAATATTATACTCGTAAGTGGGACATGATTTTTTCTCCTAGCATTTGTCAACAATGCAGTATTGGATGCAATATTATTGTAGGGGAACGTTACGGAAAATTATGTCGTGTTGAAAATCGTTATAATGGTAACATTAATACTTATTTTTTGTGTGATCGTGGTCGATTTGGTTGCGATTATGTCAATATTGATAATAGACCTAAGAACCCATTACATAAGAAAGGTGATGATTGGGTTGTGCTTAGTAAAGAACAAGCGATACAAGAAGCTGCTAGTACACTGAAAAATAATTGTAATAAAATCATTGGTATTGGATCTTCTCGTGCTAGTGTGGAAAGTAATTTTGCTTTATTAAAATTAGTAGGAGCAGATAATTTTTATACTGGTATTAATAGTTGCGAACAAGAACGATTATTATTAATAGCTGAAATATTGTGTAATAGTGGAATTTATGTTCCGTCATTACGCGAAATAGAAAGTTACGATACGATATTAATATTGGGGGAGGATTTAACTCAAACTGGAGCACGCCTAGCGTTGTCAGTACGTCAAGCTTCTAAAGAAAAATCTCGTAAAGAAGCGGAAGCTCAGGGAATTTTTGATTGGCAATCTGCAGCCATTATAAATAATTCTCAAAATGTTAGAAACCCTATATTAATTACTAGTGTTGATAAAACAAAATTAGATGATATTGCTATATTAACATATTATGATTCAGTACAAAATCAAGCACGTTTCGGTTTTGCTATTGCTCACGCATTAGATAATACTGCTCCTTCAGTTAAAGATTTTGACTCTAAACTGAATGATAAATTAGATATAGCTGTACAAAAATTAATGGAAGCACGTAAACCATTAATTATCTCAGGAAGTAATGCAGGTAGTAAAGAATTAATTGCTTCTGCAGCAAATGTCGCTCGTGCTTTAAAAAATCGTGGAAGTGATGTTGGCATTACTTTTATTGTGAGCGAAGTGAATAGTATGGGTTTGGTAATGTTAGGTAAAAAAGATTTGGATTCAGCTCTTATCGATATTTGTAGCGGTGATACTTCATCTATTGGTTTAATTGTATTAGAAAACGATTTATATCGTCATGCAAAGGCAACTCAAGTCAATGCTGCTTTAAATAAAATTAATTATTTAATTGTATTGGATCATCAATATAATTTGATTCAAGAAAAAGCAAATTTAGTTTTGTCGGTTTCTAGCTTCGCTGAAAGCGATGGAACCGTGATTAATTATGAGGGACGAGCACAGAGATTTTTTAGTTTATATAAGAAACAGGTGTATGAGAGAAATGTAGTTGTTTTAGAAAGTTGGAGATGGTTATATTCAATACGTGATTGTTATATTGACTATACTAGGAAAAAGGACCTGAATATTGATCAGGTTATAGATGCGGTTGTTTATTGTTTTCCAAAATTAATCGGAATTAAACAAACATCTCCAGATGCAACTTTTCGTATTCATGGGCAAAAGTTAGCTCGAGCTCCACATCGTTATAGTGGACGTACAGCTATACATACTAATGTTGATGTACATGAACCCTGTATAGAAAAAGATGATGATACGATGTTTTCTTTTTCTATGGAAGGCAGTCATAATGTTCGATCTATTCATAAACAAGTGGCATTTGCATGGGCTCCAGGATGGAATTCTCCACAAGCTTGGAATAAATTTCAAGATAAGGTAGGTGGTCATTTATATTCTGGAGATCCAGGAGTACGTGTACTACATACTAATAATAGTTCGATATTAAGTTGGTTTGACATGATTCCTAAATCTTTTAAAATCATGAAAAATTTTGATCGATGGTTAATAGTACCTTATTGGCATTTATTTGGAAGCGAAGAAACTTCTCAACGAGCTAAATGTATTCAAGATTATATGCCTAATCCTTATGTCATGATTAATCAATTAGATGCGTTGCAATTGAACATAAAAAAAAATATGTTGCTTAAATTTACGTGTGCTGAACAAATTTTATGTTTACCAATAAAATTTAGCATTAATTTGCCTAAAGGACATATTGGATTACCTTTAGGTTTTCCAGGTATTCCTGTATTTTTATCTGGTATGTACGCGCACGATGTTCAAGGAGTATTATCATGA
- the nuoH gene encoding NADH-quinone oxidoreductase subunit NuoH, translating to MICCSSEIITLHWCSAILRAIIILLAIVACGAYMSFLERRLLALFQNRYGPNRVGWNGLLQLWADLIKIMFKEDWVPPFSDRVIFILAPVIAFIFSLMSALIIPFTPTWVILDCNIGVLFFLMMSGLMVYSVLLAGWASNNKYSLIGSVRAAAQTLSYEVFLGLSVMGVVAKSGSFNLKNIVEDQVYLWNIIPQFLGFVTFFLAGIALCHRHPFDQPESEQELAAGYHIEYSGIKFSMFFISEYINMIVISSFIVTLFFGGWKGPWFPPIIWFVGKTFLFLIIFVLIRAALPRPRYDQVMLIGWKFLLPVTLFNLLSTAVIILL from the coding sequence ATGATTTGTTGTTCGTCAGAAATTATTACACTACATTGGTGTTCTGCTATTCTTCGTGCCATAATTATTTTGTTAGCGATAGTTGCTTGTGGCGCGTATATGAGTTTTTTAGAGCGCAGACTGTTAGCATTATTTCAAAATCGCTATGGTCCTAATCGAGTAGGTTGGAATGGATTATTGCAGTTATGGGCTGATTTAATTAAAATTATGTTTAAAGAAGATTGGGTCCCTCCATTTTCTGATCGTGTTATATTTATTTTAGCTCCAGTAATAGCTTTCATTTTCTCACTAATGAGTGCATTAATTATCCCATTTACTCCTACATGGGTAATATTAGATTGTAATATTGGCGTATTATTTTTTCTTATGATGTCAGGATTAATGGTTTATTCGGTATTACTTGCAGGTTGGGCGAGTAATAATAAGTATTCTTTAATTGGATCTGTGCGTGCTGCAGCACAAACTCTTAGTTATGAGGTATTTTTAGGATTATCTGTCATGGGTGTAGTTGCTAAATCTGGATCATTTAATTTAAAAAATATAGTTGAGGATCAAGTATATTTATGGAATATAATTCCTCAATTTTTAGGATTTGTTACTTTCTTTTTAGCAGGAATAGCTTTGTGTCATAGGCATCCATTTGATCAACCAGAATCAGAGCAAGAGTTAGCTGCTGGTTATCATATTGAGTATTCTGGCATTAAATTTAGTATGTTTTTTATTTCTGAATACATCAACATGATTGTAATTTCATCGTTTATTGTAACGCTATTTTTTGGGGGTTGGAAAGGACCTTGGTTTCCTCCTATTATCTGGTTTGTCGGTAAAACTTTTTTATTTTTGATTATATTTGTATTAATTCGCGCGGCATTACCTCGTCCACGCTATGATCAAGTGATGTTAATAGGTTGGAAGTTTCTTTTACCTGTTACGTTGTTTAATTTATTAAGTACTGCTGTTATTATTTTATTATAG